One segment of Salvia splendens isolate huo1 chromosome 20, SspV2, whole genome shotgun sequence DNA contains the following:
- the LOC121781028 gene encoding uncharacterized protein LOC121781028 isoform X1: MAAYGALLSLMHIIETLEKHPSPPISIDEKQVQSLTQNITFLQEFLDGYTSPFADNHEADPLERRIADAVYAAEDVIESHVVDKIHSGSTIVAYYDFYHNLQKVIEEMDLINKEVKSIPVEARTKQKPVAALAASSPTVKERLIVGSDEVFLDVLDKLTSDQLNRQIIPITGMGGIGDDPPASISERRVVLKTAGLLGSLSHTRSIICEYDETASEDDKVLLSRGLRLLRTFRACDFESYSSENVFGLVNSRYLAISVHDEPEFSSSIDLLWNLQTLIVSCWKYVRVPNEIWKLHELRHLEFPEGELILPNPASEDSEIVIMENLQTLKGVEDLLLNEEVVKRIPNVKKLHLIYPSDQMEGENCLSYLQCFSKLESLCCLTSNQSGDFWMRINFPNSIKKLVVANILEDILPKIGSLPFLEKLILRNGVFRTGKWETIEGQFQKLKFLLLWFCDGLVNWIVSDSSHFPLLQELSLDHLSELEEIPSEVGEIATLKSISLNYCSEAVVESAKKIEKEREDLYGEQLDLRVRYKKMPKTVMAMGRCDEDERRDEPEVGVAVGWSRMKVIFLKLC, translated from the exons ATGGCTGCTTATGGAGCTCTGCTTTCTCTTATGCATATCATCGAAACCCTCGAGAAACATCCTTCCCCTCCCATTTCTATCGACGAAAAACAAGTTcaatccctcactcaaaacatTACCTTCTTGCAGGAGTTTCTTGATGGCTATACTTCCCCTTTTGCCGATAACCACGAAGCTGATCCATTGGAGCGTCGAATTGCTGATGCAGTTTACGCGGCTGAGGATGTTATCGAATCCCATGTTGTTGATAAAATCCATAGTGGATCCACAATCGTTGCATATTATGACTTCTATCACAATCTACAGAAAGTGATAGAAGAAATGGATCTGATCAACAAAGAGGTGAAGAGCATTCCAGTTGAAGCTCGGACCAAGCAGAAACCCGTTGCTGCCTTGGCGGCGTCTTCTCCTActgtgaaagaaagattgatcGTGGGATCTGACGAAGTGTTTCTTGACGTTTTGGATAAGCTCACCAGTGATCAACTCAACCGCCAGATCATCCCCATCACCGGGATGGGTGGCATTG GAGATGATCCTCCGGCCAGTATTAGCGAACGTCGAGTCGTTCTTAAAACTGCAGGGTTGCTAGGATCTTTGTCACATACTCGTTCCATAATATGTGAGTATGACGAAACAGCAAGTGAGGATGATAAAGTTCTGCTGTCTCGCGGTCTTAGATTGTTGAGGACATTCAGGGCATGTGATTTTGAGAGTTATTCCTCAGAAAATGTGTTTGGATTGGTGAACTCACGGTACCTTGCTATCAGTGTTCATGATGAGCCCGAATTCTCTAGTTCAATTGATCTCCTTTGGAATCTACAGACATTGATTGTTAGTTGTTGGAAATATGTTCGTGTACCAAATGAAATTTGGAAACTGCATGAACTTCGGCATCTTGAATTTCCGGAGGGCGAATTGATTCTCCCAAATCCTGCTAGTGAGGATAGTGAGATTGTCATTATGGAGAATCTGCAAACACTCAAAGGAGTTGAGGATTTGTTATTGAATGAGGAGGTGGTTAAAAGAATTCCCAATGTGAAGAAATTGCATTTAATATACCCTTCGGATCAAATGGAGGGAGAAAACTGTCTAAGCTATCTTCAATGCTTCAGTAAATTGGAAAGCTTATGCTGCCTCACCTCTAATCAAAGTGGTGACTTTTGGATGAGGATTAATTTTCCCAACTCTATCAAGAAGTTGGTTGTTGCAAACATTTTGGAAGACATATTGCCTAAAATCGGTTCGTTACCTTTTCTTGAGAAGCTCATATTAAGAAATGGTGTCTTTAGAACCGGCAAGTGGGAAACAATTGAAGGCCAGTTCCAGAAGCTCAAGTTTCTACTGTTGTGGTTTTGTGACGGTCTAGTAAATTGGATTGTGTCAGACAGCTCCCACTTTCCACTTCTCCAGGAGCTTAGTCTCGATCATTTATCCGAACTCGAAGAAATCCCATCTGAAGTTGGGGAAATAGCAACGCTGAAATCGATTTCGTTGAATTATTGCAGTGAAGCAGTTGTGGAGTCAGccaaaaagatagaaaaagaacGTGAGGATCTATATGGAGAGCAATTAGACCTTCGGGTGCGTTATAAGAAGATGCCGAAAACCGTGATGGCGATGGGTCGATGCGATGAAGACGAGAGACGTGATGAGCCGGAAGTGGGGGTTGCAGTTGGATGGAGCAGGATGAAagtcatatttttaaaattgtgcTAA
- the LOC121781029 gene encoding pentatricopeptide repeat-containing protein At2g21090-like — MFNTLFSTNARKNLKAFTRRTVSLLEICTNERLINHGNALHCQLIKMGLSSHKYIAVKLLIMYLDSRKSNEINQMLKEFDGFNLVVHNCLITGNLQWGDAAIACQLFDEMPERNEVSWTSLISGLLKQGKVDEAMHYFERNPFSDVFSWTAAISGLVHNRLSFRGMVMFKEMLRVSVLPNDVTFTSVMKGCVELGDFGLGMSVLGLIVKLGFDGNVCVLNSLVTFFLRLGRIEFARKTFDMMEVKDVVSWTTMLDMYVEMGEMGEARRVFDEMPERNEVAWSAMIARLSQSGDWGEAARLFEEMVRCGFKPNISCYSSVISALASLKALQGGRSLHGLMLKSGVDMNVFVGCSLIDLYCKCGSSDDGRLVFDALPHKNVVCWNSMVFGYSSNGMISEAMEVFNRMPQRNNVSWNSLIAGHSGVEDFDEAFEVFHRMILCGEQPSKFSFSSILRACASLASLERGKYAHAKALKLGFQCDIFVDTALLDMYAKSGEITSSVRIFNRMKNKNDVVWTAMIQGLAENGFAEESLLRFEEMGTTSSVAPNELIFLSVLFACSHSGLVEKGLAYFDSMEKVYGIRPNQRHYTCVVDMLSRAGRLREAEEFIASMPCEPEANAWSALLSGCRTYGDEELGSRASVKLAELAEAKPGAYVLLSNSYASGGRWVDAMKTRDVMSRKGIKKSGGCSWMELRNRVHLFYSQDETHDQWREMQWILQLLNTERESYF, encoded by the coding sequence ATGTTCAACACTCTGTTTTCGACTAATGCAAGAAAAAACTTGAAAGCATTCACTCGAAGAACCGTTTCTCTGCTGGAAATCTGCACAAACGAGAGGTTAATCAACCATGGAAACGCCTTACACTGCCAATTAATCAAAATGGGACTCTCCTCCCACAAATACATCGCCGTTAAATTGCTGATCATGTATTTAGACTCGAGGAAATCGAATGAGATTAATCAGATGCTGAAGGAGTTTGACGGGTTCAATTTAGTTGTCCACAACTGTTTAATCACCGGAAATCTTCAATGGGGCGATGCGGCTATTGCGTGCCAATTGTTCGACGAAATGCCTGAGAGAAATGAGGTTTCTTGGACCTCACTGATTTCTGGATTACTGAAGCAGGGAAAAGTGGATGAAGCGATGCATTACTTTGAGAGGAACCCGTTTTCGGATGTGTTTTCGTGGACTGCGGCGATTAGTGGGCTTGTTCATAACCGGCTGAGTTTTCGAGGAATGGTGATGTTTAAGGAAATGCTTCGAGTTAGTGTTTTGCCTAATGATGTTACTTTTACTTCTGTGATGAAGGGTTGTGTCGAATTGGGGGATTTTGGATTGGGGATGAGTGTTTTGGGGTTGATTGTGAAGCTTGGTTTTGACGGAAATGTGTGTGTGTTGAATTCTCTGGTTACCTTTTTTCTGAGGTTGGGACGCATTGAATTTGCGAGGAAGACATTTGATATGATGGAAGTGAAGGATGTTGTTTCGTGGACGACGATGCTGGACATGTACGTTGAGATGGGCGAAATGGGAGAGGCGCGACGTGTGTTTGATGAGATGCCGGAGAGGAATGAAGTTGCGTGGAGTGCTATGATAGCGAGATTGAGCCAGAGTGGTGACTGGGGGGAGGCGGCAAGGCTGTTCGAGGAGATGGTTCGTTGTGGCTTCAAGCCGAATATCTCTTGCTATTCTAGTGTGATCAGTGCATTGGCTAGCTTAAAGGCTTTGCAAGGTGGAAGGAGCCTTCATGGACTTATGTTGAAGAGTGGTGTGGATATGAACGTTTTTGTTGGTTGCTCGCTTATCGACTTGTACTGTAAATGTGGGAGTAGTGACGATGGGCGTTTGGTGTTTGATGCACTTCCACACAAGAATGTTGTGTGTTGGAACTCGATGGTGTTTGGTTACAGTTCGAATGGCATGATTTCGGAAGCTATGGAGGTGTTTAACCGCATGCCTCAGAGGAATAACGTGTCTTGGAACTCGTTGATCGCAGGCCATTCAGGTGTGGAGGATTTTGATGAGGCGTTTGAGGTCTTCCACCGGATGATCTTGTGTGGAGAGCAACCGAGTAAGTTCTCTTTCTCGAGCATATTAAGAGCTTGCGCGAGCTTGGCCTCGTTGGAGAGAGGCAAGTATGCACACGCAAAAGCTCTCAAACTTGGCTTTCAGTGTGATATCTTTGTTGACACCGCGCTCTTAGACATGTATGCGAAATCTGGAGAAATCACAAGCTCTGTGAGGATCTTTAACCGGATGAAAAACAAGAACGACGTCGTCTGGACAGCTATGATCCAAGGGCTTGCTGAGAATGGATTCGCAGAGGAATCGCTTCTACGCTTCGAAGAAATGGGAACCACCTCATCTGTCGCGCCAAATGAGCTCATATTTTTGTCAGTGTTGTTTGCTTGCTCTCATTCTGGTCTTGTCGAAAAAGGGCTTGCTTACTTCGACTCGATGGAGAAGGTCTACGGAATCAGGCCGAACCAGAGGCACTACACGTGCGTCGTGGACATGCTGTCTCGAGCAGGGCGTCTCCGTGAGGCGGAGGAGTTCATAGCGAGCATGCCATGTGAACCTGAGGCGAACGCGTGGTCTGCTCTGCTCAGCGGCTGCAGAACCTACGGGGACGAGGAGTTGGGCTCGAGGGCGTCTGTGAAGCTCGCAGAGCTTGCGGAGGCGAAGCCTGGGGCGTATGTCCTCCTGTCGAATAGCTATGCTTCGGGAGGGCGATGGGTCGATGCGATGAAGACGAGAGACGTGATGAGCCGGAAGGGGATCAAGAAGAGTGGGGGTTGCAGTTGGATGGAGCTGAGAAACAGAGTGCATCTGTTTTATTCACAGGATGAGACTCATGATCAATGGAGAGAAATGCAATGGATTTTGCAGCTGTTGAATACTGAAAGAGAATCATATTTTTGA
- the LOC121781032 gene encoding uncharacterized protein LOC121781032, with product MALRRMLGFSDGELMRSDAKPCSRLMRHTAGICSVGGALGFWTLCRLYYGPRITVPRTLRWAACGAVSMSASTALLVRLLSPECEPQNVASYDQKR from the exons ATGGCTCTAAGGCGCATGCTTGGATTCTCTGATGGAGAATTGATGCGTTCGGATGCAAAGCCTTGTTCACGGCTGATGAGGCACACTGCTGGAATTTGTTCAGTTGGAGGAGCATTGGGCTTTTGGACTCTCTGCCGCTTGTATTATG GTCCTAGAATAACAGTTCCTCGAACTCTTAGGTGGGCTGCTTGTGGTGCTGTCTCTATGAGCGCATCCACAGCTTTGTTGGTTCGTCTACTCAGCCCTGAATGTGAACCCCAAAACGTAGCTTCGTACGACCAGAAACGATAA
- the LOC121781028 gene encoding putative late blight resistance protein homolog R1A-3 isoform X3 yields the protein MLEKLWVSEGFLKPRSGKCLETLAREYFMELVDRNLVLVDGLGCTGNVKYCKIHDLLRDLCLKEAEKERFYHVIGDDPPASISERRVVLKTAGLLGSLSHTRSIICEYDETASEDDKVLLSRGLRLLRTFRACDFESYSSENVFGLVNSRYLAISVHDEPEFSSSIDLLWNLQTLIVSCWKYVRVPNEIWKLHELRHLEFPEGELILPNPASEDSEIVIMENLQTLKGVEDLLLNEEVVKRIPNVKKLHLIYPSDQMEGENCLSYLQCFSKLESLCCLTSNQSGDFWMRINFPNSIKKLVVANILEDILPKIGSLPFLEKLILRNGVFRTGKWETIEGQFQKLKFLLLWFCDGLVNWIVSDSSHFPLLQELSLDHLSELEEIPSEVGEIATLKSISLNYCSEAVVESAKKIEKEREDLYGEQLDLRVRYKKMPKTVMAMGRCDEDERRDEPEVGVAVGWSRMKVIFLKLC from the coding sequence ATGCTTGAGAAGTTATGGGTTTCTGAAGGATTTTTAAAACCAAGGAGTGGAAAATGTTTGGAAACGCTTGCACGAGAGTATTTTATGGAATTGGTTGATAGAAATCTCGTTTTAGTTGATGGATTGGGGTGTACTGGAAACGTTAAGTATTGTAAAATTCATGATTTGTTGAGAGATTTGTGTTTAAAAGAAGCTGAAAAGGAAAGATTTTACCATGTCATAGGAGATGATCCTCCGGCCAGTATTAGCGAACGTCGAGTCGTTCTTAAAACTGCAGGGTTGCTAGGATCTTTGTCACATACTCGTTCCATAATATGTGAGTATGACGAAACAGCAAGTGAGGATGATAAAGTTCTGCTGTCTCGCGGTCTTAGATTGTTGAGGACATTCAGGGCATGTGATTTTGAGAGTTATTCCTCAGAAAATGTGTTTGGATTGGTGAACTCACGGTACCTTGCTATCAGTGTTCATGATGAGCCCGAATTCTCTAGTTCAATTGATCTCCTTTGGAATCTACAGACATTGATTGTTAGTTGTTGGAAATATGTTCGTGTACCAAATGAAATTTGGAAACTGCATGAACTTCGGCATCTTGAATTTCCGGAGGGCGAATTGATTCTCCCAAATCCTGCTAGTGAGGATAGTGAGATTGTCATTATGGAGAATCTGCAAACACTCAAAGGAGTTGAGGATTTGTTATTGAATGAGGAGGTGGTTAAAAGAATTCCCAATGTGAAGAAATTGCATTTAATATACCCTTCGGATCAAATGGAGGGAGAAAACTGTCTAAGCTATCTTCAATGCTTCAGTAAATTGGAAAGCTTATGCTGCCTCACCTCTAATCAAAGTGGTGACTTTTGGATGAGGATTAATTTTCCCAACTCTATCAAGAAGTTGGTTGTTGCAAACATTTTGGAAGACATATTGCCTAAAATCGGTTCGTTACCTTTTCTTGAGAAGCTCATATTAAGAAATGGTGTCTTTAGAACCGGCAAGTGGGAAACAATTGAAGGCCAGTTCCAGAAGCTCAAGTTTCTACTGTTGTGGTTTTGTGACGGTCTAGTAAATTGGATTGTGTCAGACAGCTCCCACTTTCCACTTCTCCAGGAGCTTAGTCTCGATCATTTATCCGAACTCGAAGAAATCCCATCTGAAGTTGGGGAAATAGCAACGCTGAAATCGATTTCGTTGAATTATTGCAGTGAAGCAGTTGTGGAGTCAGccaaaaagatagaaaaagaacGTGAGGATCTATATGGAGAGCAATTAGACCTTCGGGTGCGTTATAAGAAGATGCCGAAAACCGTGATGGCGATGGGTCGATGCGATGAAGACGAGAGACGTGATGAGCCGGAAGTGGGGGTTGCAGTTGGATGGAGCAGGATGAAagtcatatttttaaaattgtgcTAA
- the LOC121781030 gene encoding high affinity nitrate transporter 2.7-like, whose protein sequence is MEESPSKTSAAAAAVDSLHRSTEFRPFSLSPSPHMLAFHLAWLSLFSCFFSTFSVPPLLPAIRRDLHLSDADVGAAGAAAFAGSVLSRLAMGPACDLFGPRAASAAVSLATAPAVLSLAFVSSPAAFVAARFLIGLSLANFVACQFWMTSMFAGNVVGVANAVAAGWANVGSGLTQLLMPLIYSLLATRLPSSTAWRAAFAVPAVFQAGTAILVLAFGQDLPCGKYQRIRKHDPSVNSLATVLFGGLRNYRGWILGLTYAFCFGVELTTDNIIAEYFYKRFGVDMAAAGTIAASFGLANVVSRPAGGIASDAMGRRFGMRGRLWSLWAVMTVAGVLCFWLGRINTLWGSIMVMCCFSFFVQAASGLTFGVVPFVSTRYLGVISGMTGSGGTIGAVFTQYLLFSGTNNMSTQSGISIMGLMMIICALPITLLYFPNSGGMLCGASTQIQSYDEPNDHLDQYQNLLPSTT, encoded by the exons ATGGAAGAATCTCCCTCCAaaacctccgccgccgccgctgccgtcgACTCCCTCCACCGCTCCACCGAATTCCGGCCATtttccctctctccctctcctcacATGCTCGCCTTCCACCTCGCCTGGCTCTCCCTCTTCTCCTGCTTCTTCTCCACCTTCTCCGTCCCTCCCCTCCTCCCCGCCATCCGCCGCGACCTCCACCTCTCCGACGCCGACGTCGGCGCCGCCGGCGCCGCCGCCTTCGCCGGATCCGTCCTCTCCCGCCTCGCCATGGGCCCCGCCTGCGACCTCTTCGGCCCCcgcgccgcctccgccgccgtctCCCTCGCCACCGCCCCGGCCGTCCTCTCCCTCGCCTTCGTCTCCTCCCCAGCCGCCTTCGTCGCCGCCCGCTTCCTCATCGGCCTCTCCCTCGCCAACTTCGTCGCCTGCCAGTTCTGGATGACCTCCATGTTCGCCGGCAACGTCGTCGGCGTCGCCAACGCCGTCGCCGCCGGCTGGGCCAACGTCGGCTCCGGCCTCACGCAGCTCCTCATGCCCTTGATCTATTCCCTCCTCGCCACGCGCCTCCCCTCCTCCACCGCCTGGCGCGCGGCGTTCGCTGTCCCGGCCGTTTTCCAAGCCGGGACAGCTATCTTGGTATTGGCCTTCGGCCAGGACCTCCCTTGTGGAAAATACCAACGGATCCGGAAACATGATCCGTCGGTAAATTCCTTAGCGACGGTTTTATTCGGCGGGCTCAGGAATTACCGAGGGTGGATTTTAGGGCTGACATATGCATTCTGCTTTGGGGTGGAATTAACTACGGATAATATTATTGCGGAATATTTCTACAAGAGGTTTGGGGTCGATATGGCGGCGGCTGGGACGATAGCGGCGAGTTTTGGGCTGGCCAATGTGGTTTCGCGGCCGGCGGGAGGGATTGCATCGGATGCGATGGGGCGGAGGTTCGGGATGAGGGGGCGGTTGTGGAGCTTGTGGGCCGTGATGACGGTGGCGGGGGTGCTTTGTTTTTGGCTAGGGCGCATCAACACCTTGTGGGGTTCGATTATGGTGATGTGTTGCTTCTCGTTTTTTGTGCAAGCGGCTTCGGGGCTTACCTTTGGAGTCGTGCCCTTCGTTTCCACCAG ataTCTTGGAGTAATTTCAGGCATGACAGGCAGTGGTGGAACAATAGGCGCAGTATTTACACAATATTTGCTATTTTCAGGCACAAATAATATGTCTACACAAAGTGGAATATCAATTATGGGGTTGATGATGATTATTTGTGCTCTTCCAATAACCCTGCTTTACTTTCCAAACTCTGGAGGAATGCTTTGTGGGGCCTCAACACAAATACAATCTTATGATGAACCTAATGATCATCTAGATCAATACCAAAACTTGCTCCCATCTACTACATGA